The Rhodanobacteraceae bacterium genomic sequence GGCGACCGCCAGCATTGCGACTTCGGTGACGTCGAGGCCGTTCGCCGGATCGAAGGTATAGGCGCGGAGTTGCGGCGTCGGCATCGACGACGCCGGCACCGTGATGTCCGTGACGCGCTGCGGGCCGCGTCCGTTCTGGAGCGGCAAGGCGCGGTAGGTCGCGCACCCGCCGAGGGCGGCTGCGAGCGCGGACACGGCCAGACACGCGGAAACCTTGACACGCATGGGATGCGAGGATGGCGGGCCACGCTTAAGCGGTGCTTAGCGCACCTGCCGGCCGGAACCGATGATGTCAAGCGTGCTTGACAAGCCCGGAATCGGCCGATACAGTCGCGTTGTCAAGTCAACTTGACATATGTGGCAAGGCGATGGCACGGGTTTCCAAAGGCAGATACAACCTCCAGGCGGCGTTGATCATGCTGGTCTACGTCGCGTTGATGCTGTTCGAGTGGCCGCTGGTCGCGAAAACCGAAGACCTGGCGTTGCGCACCGTGCTGGCCTTGCTGCCCACCGTACCAGTCGTGGCCGTGATCGTGCTGGCTGCGCGCCGGGTGATGCGCGGCGACGAGCTGGAGCAGCGGGTGCAGTTGATCGCGCTGAGCGTCGCGGTGGGGGTGGTCAGCGTGGCCAGCCTCGTCGGCGCCTTTCTCGCCATCGCGCGCATCTGGCAGGTCGGCGGCGACGTCTTGATCTGGGTGTTTCCGGCGCTGTGCCTGGTCTATGCCGTGATGCACGTGGCGCTGGTGCGCAGATTCACCGGCACGTGGGATTTCTGGGGTTGTTGATGAAAAACCGCGTGCGGGAATTGCGCGAAGCCCACGGCTGGTCGCAAGGCGCGCTGGCCGAGCAACTGGACGTGTCGCGGCAAACCATCAACGCGATCGAGACCGGCAAGTACGATCCCAGCCTGCCGCTGGCGTTCAAGCTGGCGCGGCTGTTCAGGCAACGCATCGAATCGATGTTCGAACCGGATGAGGGACGCTGAATGAAGATGAATTCGCGCATGCTGATGCGCATCGTTGCAATCGCGATCGCGCTGGGCATCTTCGGTTGGCAGTGGTGGAGCAGGCAGCACAAGCAGGCGCCCGTGCCGGCGGCCGAGACGAGTGCTGCGGCATCGACGGTGACGGAGAAACCGGTGAAGCCCGCGCCGCCGGCGACGATCAAGCTCGGCCGGCTCACCTTGACCGCGTGCGAGTTGAAGGCGCCGCACAGCAGTGCGGGCGTGCCGGCGTTCTGCGCGAAGTTCCCGGTGCCGGAAAACCGCGCCGATCCGAAGTCGCGCACGATCGACCTGAAAGTCGCGATCGTGAAAAGCGATTCGGCCGTGCCCGAGAAGGACATGGTGGCGTACCTGGCCGGCGGCCCCGGCCAGTCCGCGACCGAAACCTTCCCGCAGCTCGCGGCTGCGTTCGCGCCGCTGCAGAAACACCACGACATCCTGGTGCTCGACCAGCGCGGCACCGGCGGTTCGCATGCGCTGTCGTGCCCCGAGGTCGAGAAGGCGCAGATGGGACAGGAAAACCTGCCGTTCGACGCCGCGCGGGTGAAGGCCAACATCGCGAAGTGCCTCGCGGAAGTCGAAAAGCACGCCGACCCGCGCTACTACACCACCACCATCGCGGTGGCCGACCTCGAAGCGGTGCGGCAGGCCTTGGGCGCGCCGAAGTTCGACCTCGTCGGCATTTCCTACGGCACCCGCATGGCCCAGCAATACGCCACCGCGCATCCGGATGCGGTGCGCAGCATCGTGCTGGACAGCGTGGCGCCGAACACGCTGATCCTGGGCGAGACGTTCGCCTCCGACCTCGAACGCGCGTTGCAACTGCAATCCGAGGCGTGCCTCGCCACGCCCGCTTGCAAGCAGGCGTTCGGCGACTGGCGCAAGACGCTGCTGGACCTGCACGCGCGACTGCAGGCGAAGCCGGTCGAGAACGTGAGCTTCCGCGATCCGCGCACGAACGAACCGGTCACGCGCAACGTCACCGGCGACACGCTGGCGGGACTGGTGCACCTGTTTGCCTACAACGCCGAAGCCTCCGCGCTGCTGCCGCTGGACGTGGCGCAGGCGGCGAAGGGCAATTACGCGCCGCTGCTCGGGCAAACGCAGATTGGCGAGGGCGATCTTTCGGGCAACATGAACGGCGGCATGCAGTTGTCGGTGATGTGCAGCGAGGATGCGCCGTTCCTGACGCCGCGCCCCGAGGACGCCGGCACCCTGCTCGGCACCCAGGCGATCGAGCGCATCCAGGCCGCGTGCTCGGTGTGGCCGCGCGGCGAAGTGCCGAAGGATTTCCACCAGCCGTTCAAGTCCTCGATCCCGACCTTGATCCTCTCGGGCGAACGCGATCCGGTGACGCCGCCGCGTTTCGCCGAAGAAGTATTGAAAGGGCTCTCGAATGGCCGCGTGCTGGAGTTGAAGGGCATGGGCCACGGCGAATTGACAATCGGCTGCATGCCGAAGGTCGTGACCCAGTTCGTGGACAAGCTCGATCCGAAGCAACTCGACGCCGGATGCCTGAAACGCATCGGACCGATTCCCGCGTTCGTGAACTTCAATGGAGCCGCGCCATGATCGAAGTGAAGGATCTGCACAAGGCTTTCGGCGACGTGAGAGCCGTCGACGGCGTGACGTTCACCGCCCGCGATGGCGAGATCACCGGCCTGCTCGGCCCCAACGGCGCCGGCAAGACCACCACGCTGCGCATGCTGTACACCCTGATGCAACCCGATTCCGGGCAGGTGCTGGTGGACGGCATCGACGCGGCCGTCGATCCGATCGCGGTGCGCCGGCGTCTCGGCGTATTGCCGGATGCGCGCGGCCTGTACAAGCGCCTGACCGCGCGCGAAAACATCGACTACTTTGCGCGCCTGCACGGCATCGAGACCAGCCTGATGCACCAGCGCCGCGAAAAACTGGCGGATGCGCTGGAGATGCGCGACATCCTCGACCGCCGCACCGAAGGCTTCTCGCAAGGCCAGCGCGTCAAGACCGCGATCGC encodes the following:
- a CDS encoding ABC-type Na+ transport system not coupled with H+ or K+ uptake, ATPase component NatA, coding for MIEVKDLHKAFGDVRAVDGVTFTARDGEITGLLGPNGAGKTTTLRMLYTLMQPDSGQVLVDGIDAAVDPIAVRRRLGVLPDARGLYKRLTARENIDYFARLHGIETSLMHQRREKLADALEMRDILDRRTEGFSQGQRVKTAIARALVHDPRNVILDEPTNGLDVMATRGLRAFMRNLKAEGRCVLFSSHIMQEVAMLCDRIVVIANGRVVADETPDALRAQTGEANLEDAFVKLIGSEEGLAA
- a CDS encoding Transcriptional regulator, Xre family; this encodes MKNRVRELREAHGWSQGALAEQLDVSRQTINAIETGKYDPSLPLAFKLARLFRQRIESMFEPDEGR
- a CDS encoding alpha/beta fold hydrolase, with amino-acid sequence MKMNSRMLMRIVAIAIALGIFGWQWWSRQHKQAPVPAAETSAAASTVTEKPVKPAPPATIKLGRLTLTACELKAPHSSAGVPAFCAKFPVPENRADPKSRTIDLKVAIVKSDSAVPEKDMVAYLAGGPGQSATETFPQLAAAFAPLQKHHDILVLDQRGTGGSHALSCPEVEKAQMGQENLPFDAARVKANIAKCLAEVEKHADPRYYTTTIAVADLEAVRQALGAPKFDLVGISYGTRMAQQYATAHPDAVRSIVLDSVAPNTLILGETFASDLERALQLQSEACLATPACKQAFGDWRKTLLDLHARLQAKPVENVSFRDPRTNEPVTRNVTGDTLAGLVHLFAYNAEASALLPLDVAQAAKGNYAPLLGQTQIGEGDLSGNMNGGMQLSVMCSEDAPFLTPRPEDAGTLLGTQAIERIQAACSVWPRGEVPKDFHQPFKSSIPTLILSGERDPVTPPRFAEEVLKGLSNGRVLELKGMGHGELTIGCMPKVVTQFVDKLDPKQLDAGCLKRIGPIPAFVNFNGAAP